A DNA window from Streptomyces parvus contains the following coding sequences:
- a CDS encoding acyl-CoA thioesterase II codes for MNESPDPLLDLLHLLDLEQIERDIFRGESRSALVPRVFGGQVAAQALVAAGRTVPADRGAHSLHSYFLRTGDPGAPIVYTVDRIRDGKSFTTRRVVAVQHGQPVFHLSASFQTHEEGMEHQAPMPAAPDPETLPTAAEMLPRYADRFSDPGVVDRLIEARQAVDLRYVDAPPFGTVGEPREPRSQVWFRTNGKLADDPLLHVCMATYVSDMTLLDSVLLAHGRGGWAVGDVVGASLDHAMWFHRPFRADEWLLYDQESPSASGGRGLGQARIYTADGRLAITVIQEGVVRIPRG; via the coding sequence ATGAACGAGAGTCCCGACCCCCTGCTCGATCTGCTCCACCTGCTCGACCTGGAGCAGATCGAGCGGGACATCTTCCGGGGCGAGAGCCGCAGCGCGCTCGTACCCCGGGTGTTCGGCGGCCAGGTCGCGGCCCAGGCGCTCGTCGCCGCGGGCCGCACCGTCCCCGCCGACCGGGGAGCCCACTCCCTGCACTCCTACTTCCTGCGGACCGGCGACCCCGGCGCGCCCATCGTCTACACCGTCGACCGCATCCGCGACGGGAAGTCCTTCACCACCCGCCGCGTCGTCGCCGTCCAGCACGGGCAGCCGGTCTTCCACCTCTCCGCGTCCTTCCAGACGCACGAGGAGGGCATGGAGCACCAGGCCCCGATGCCCGCCGCCCCGGACCCGGAGACCCTGCCGACGGCCGCCGAGATGCTGCCCCGGTACGCGGACCGCTTCAGCGATCCGGGGGTCGTGGACCGGCTGATCGAGGCGCGGCAGGCGGTGGACCTGCGGTACGTGGACGCGCCACCGTTCGGCACGGTGGGCGAGCCGCGCGAACCCCGCTCCCAGGTGTGGTTCCGGACCAACGGCAAGCTCGCCGACGACCCGCTGCTGCACGTCTGCATGGCGACGTACGTCTCCGACATGACCCTGCTCGACTCGGTGCTCCTCGCCCACGGGCGGGGCGGCTGGGCGGTCGGGGACGTGGTCGGGGCCAGCCTGGACCACGCGATGTGGTTCCACCGGCCGTTCCGGGCGGACGAGTGGCTGCTGTACGACCAGGAGTCGCCGTCGGCCTCCGGTGGCCGGGGACTGGGCCAGGCCCGTATCTACACCGCCGACGGCCGCCTCGCGATCACGGTCATCCAGGAAGGCGTCGTCCGTATCCCGCGAGGATGA
- a CDS encoding cation diffusion facilitator family transporter, with amino-acid sequence MSDAKADKTADGGESAFTVIVAALANLGIAVAKAVAGLISGSSAMLSEAAHSVADTVTEVMLLTALKRSGKPADEDHPLGYGPERYIWAMLASIATFVGGAVFSVYDGVHTLVAGEELGDPLISYIVLAVAFLLEGYSLRTGVKQVRREASRLRVPDTYYLRHTPDTAVKAVVMEDSAALIGLLLAAGGLLGGQLSGSGVWDGIASCLIGLLLVYVAWVLGRSNAQLLIGRPLPAAVRSAVREELLSVPHIVEVLELTTLIQGPDEILIAAKIDFRDMATAAEVEWACEEAEAQLRGRFPSVRRVYLDPTPGRAQRLRHPER; translated from the coding sequence ATGAGCGACGCGAAAGCCGACAAGACAGCTGACGGTGGGGAGTCCGCCTTCACCGTGATCGTGGCGGCCCTCGCCAACCTCGGTATCGCGGTGGCCAAGGCAGTAGCCGGTCTGATCAGCGGCTCCAGCGCGATGCTCTCCGAGGCTGCCCACTCGGTCGCCGACACCGTCACCGAGGTCATGCTCCTCACCGCCCTCAAGCGGAGCGGGAAGCCGGCGGACGAGGACCACCCCCTCGGCTACGGCCCCGAGCGCTACATCTGGGCGATGCTCGCCTCCATCGCCACCTTCGTCGGCGGGGCCGTCTTCTCGGTCTACGACGGGGTGCACACCCTGGTCGCGGGCGAGGAGCTGGGCGACCCGCTCATCTCCTACATCGTCCTGGCCGTCGCCTTCCTGCTGGAGGGCTACTCGCTGCGCACCGGGGTCAAGCAGGTGCGGCGCGAGGCGTCCCGGCTGCGGGTGCCGGACACGTACTACCTGCGCCACACCCCCGACACGGCCGTGAAAGCCGTCGTGATGGAGGATTCGGCGGCCCTGATCGGCCTGCTGCTGGCGGCGGGCGGGCTGCTGGGCGGGCAGCTCTCCGGCTCGGGCGTCTGGGACGGGATCGCGTCCTGCCTGATCGGTCTGCTGCTCGTCTACGTCGCCTGGGTGCTCGGCCGGTCCAACGCCCAGCTGCTCATCGGGCGGCCCCTGCCCGCGGCGGTGCGTTCCGCGGTGCGCGAGGAGCTGCTGTCGGTGCCCCACATCGTGGAGGTCCTGGAGCTGACCACGTTGATCCAGGGCCCGGACGAGATCCTGATCGCCGCGAAGATCGACTTCCGGGACATGGCCACCGCGGCGGAGGTCGAGTGGGCCTGCGAGGAGGCGGAGGCCCAGTTGCGCGGGCGGTTCCCGTCGGTCCGGCGGGTGTATCTGGACCCGACGCCGGGGCGGGCGCAGCGGCTGCGGCACCCGGAGCGCTGA
- a CDS encoding phosphatase has product MPIPSRAALVDHLVRTRIAGDVATPRDNNLSHYRKLANGDRHYWLGLELGDRWTDEQDVLAVMAERCGVNDDPAHRQGQDTIDPELTVDALERMAARLRKAADGGERVLFATGHPGGLLDVHRQTADALRRAGCEIVRIPSGLIADEGMVFQFADVAMLERGATLWHTHSPAPMAAILDAMAHLGRPLPDLVVADHGWAGCAGQRGLDAIGYADCNDPALFLGESEGTLQVTVPLDDHVTDPRFYDPMTDYLLHAAGLLEEESVA; this is encoded by the coding sequence ATGCCGATACCCAGCCGCGCCGCCCTCGTCGACCACCTCGTCCGTACGCGTATCGCGGGGGACGTCGCCACGCCACGCGACAACAACCTCTCCCACTACCGCAAGCTCGCCAACGGCGACCGCCACTACTGGCTCGGTCTGGAGCTCGGCGACCGCTGGACCGACGAGCAGGACGTCCTCGCCGTCATGGCCGAGCGCTGCGGGGTGAACGACGATCCCGCGCACCGGCAGGGCCAGGACACCATCGACCCGGAACTGACGGTCGACGCCCTGGAGCGGATGGCGGCCCGTCTGCGCAAGGCCGCCGACGGCGGTGAGCGGGTCCTGTTCGCCACCGGGCACCCCGGCGGCCTGCTGGACGTGCACCGGCAGACGGCGGACGCGCTGCGCCGGGCCGGCTGCGAGATCGTCCGCATCCCGTCCGGGCTGATCGCCGACGAGGGCATGGTCTTCCAGTTCGCCGACGTCGCGATGCTGGAACGCGGCGCGACCCTCTGGCACACCCACTCCCCGGCCCCGATGGCCGCCATCCTCGACGCCATGGCCCATCTCGGCCGCCCGCTGCCCGACCTGGTCGTGGCCGACCACGGCTGGGCGGGCTGCGCGGGACAGCGGGGGCTGGACGCGATCGGGTACGCCGACTGCAACGACCCGGCCCTCTTCCTCGGCGAGTCGGAGGGCACCCTCCAGGTCACGGTCCCGCTGGACGACCACGTCACCGACCCGCGCTTCTACGACCCGATGACGGACTACCTGCTGCACGCGGCGGGGCTGCTGGAGGAGGAGTCCGTCGCGTAG
- a CDS encoding TetR/AcrR family transcriptional regulator: MTGQRADARRNYSRILAVAEAEVAQHGAAASLEQVARTAGVGSATVRRHFPTRQALLEAVFRTRIQALCERADELSRAEDSRAALLEWLHGLLAYAVGARGLADALTFEPPTDAPGQHSCGAVIEDAATPLLRRALRDGSVRPGTTFHDLLTLAVGIALATEHHTEPSVQAGRLFALAVEGLSPSPPSP; this comes from the coding sequence GTGACCGGTCAGCGCGCGGACGCCCGCCGCAACTACAGCCGCATCCTCGCCGTGGCCGAGGCCGAGGTCGCCCAGCACGGGGCTGCCGCCTCCCTCGAACAGGTCGCCCGCACGGCAGGCGTCGGCTCCGCCACCGTGCGCCGCCACTTCCCCACCCGGCAGGCCCTGCTCGAAGCCGTCTTCCGGACCCGCATCCAGGCCCTGTGCGAGCGCGCCGACGAGCTGAGCCGCGCCGAAGACAGCCGCGCCGCCCTGCTGGAGTGGCTGCACGGCCTCCTCGCGTACGCCGTGGGCGCCCGCGGCCTCGCCGACGCCCTGACCTTCGAGCCCCCCACCGACGCCCCCGGGCAGCACTCCTGCGGCGCGGTGATCGAGGACGCGGCCACGCCGCTGCTCCGCCGGGCCCTGCGCGACGGGTCGGTCAGGCCGGGCACCACCTTCCACGATCTGCTGACCCTCGCCGTCGGCATCGCTCTGGCCACCGAGCACCACACCGAACCGTCCGTCCAGGCCGGCCGCCTCTTCGCCCTCGCCGTCGAAGGGCTCAGCCCGAGCCCCCCGAGCCCCTGA
- a CDS encoding NmrA family NAD(P)-binding protein, with protein sequence MASESAPVLVTGATGRQGGATARALLAAGMPVRALVRDPHTRRAKDVEALGVELVTGDLTDRSSLDAPCSGVRAVFSVQMPPMDASGVDFAGERAQAANLIEAARAAGVPQFVQSSTSGVGTHTRTPGWAEGRWAAMTPYFDTKEAILEQVRGAGFARWAVVKPAFFMENLPQLAPNGPEGGLATVIRPDTVLALVASEDIGAAVAHAVQEPDRFHGVELELAGDRLTMAEVAEVLSTAWGVPVTAPSMDLDEALAAGMPTWGAGHLWSNAITQPARPELARELGIPVTSFATWAHRHLTPAT encoded by the coding sequence ATGGCATCGGAATCCGCCCCCGTACTGGTCACCGGAGCCACCGGCCGCCAGGGCGGGGCCACCGCCCGGGCCCTGCTGGCCGCCGGCATGCCGGTGCGCGCGCTGGTGCGCGACCCGCACACGCGGCGCGCGAAGGACGTCGAGGCGCTGGGCGTCGAGCTGGTGACCGGGGACCTGACCGACCGGTCCTCGCTGGACGCGCCCTGCTCGGGCGTCCGGGCCGTGTTCTCGGTGCAGATGCCGCCGATGGACGCGAGCGGCGTCGACTTCGCGGGGGAACGGGCGCAGGCGGCCAACCTGATCGAGGCGGCGCGGGCGGCCGGCGTGCCCCAGTTCGTCCAGTCCTCGACCAGCGGCGTCGGGACTCACACGCGGACGCCCGGCTGGGCCGAGGGCCGCTGGGCCGCGATGACCCCGTACTTCGACACCAAGGAGGCGATCCTGGAGCAGGTGCGCGGAGCGGGTTTCGCCCGCTGGGCCGTGGTCAAGCCCGCGTTCTTCATGGAGAACCTCCCCCAACTGGCGCCGAACGGGCCCGAAGGCGGCCTGGCGACGGTGATACGGCCGGACACGGTCCTGGCGCTGGTGGCGAGCGAGGACATCGGCGCGGCCGTCGCGCACGCCGTACAGGAGCCGGACCGGTTCCACGGGGTGGAGCTGGAGCTGGCGGGCGACCGCCTCACGATGGCGGAGGTCGCCGAGGTGCTGTCCACGGCCTGGGGCGTACCGGTGACGGCCCCGTCGATGGACCTCGACGAGGCGCTCGCGGCGGGGATGCCCACCTGGGGCGCCGGTCATCTGTGGAGCAACGCCATCACCCAGCCGGCCCGCCCCGAGCTCGCACGGGAACTCGGCATTCCGGTGACCTCGTTCGCCACCTGGGCGCACCGGCACCTGACGCCGGCGACCTGA
- a CDS encoding GPP34 family phosphoprotein, which produces MTVSLGEEIMLLSLDDETGAAKGETAARWGVAAGMLLELVMAGRVTVRGGRVEVFDPTPTGDALLDGRLDRLTRWVHGASSSRKVTDWLTRDHAKGSQDVVDSLVARGLVTEEKHRALGVFPVRRYPEADGTVERELRARLAAAVLEGAEPDARTGALVALVHATGMHRQAFPALPKKQVAPRMAEIAEGHWAGVSVGEAIRNLQAAISAVTVVTVLTAVS; this is translated from the coding sequence ATGACCGTCTCACTGGGTGAAGAGATCATGCTGCTGTCGCTGGACGACGAGACCGGCGCGGCCAAGGGCGAGACCGCCGCCCGCTGGGGCGTGGCGGCCGGCATGCTCCTGGAGCTGGTCATGGCGGGGCGCGTCACGGTGAGGGGCGGCCGCGTCGAGGTCTTCGACCCGACCCCGACCGGCGACGCCCTCCTGGACGGCCGGCTCGACCGGCTCACGCGCTGGGTCCACGGGGCTTCCAGCAGCCGCAAGGTGACCGACTGGCTGACCCGGGACCACGCCAAGGGCTCCCAGGACGTCGTGGACAGCCTCGTCGCCCGCGGCCTGGTGACCGAGGAGAAGCACCGCGCCCTCGGCGTCTTCCCGGTGCGCCGCTACCCGGAGGCCGACGGAACCGTCGAGCGGGAGCTGCGCGCCCGGCTGGCCGCCGCGGTGCTGGAGGGCGCCGAGCCGGACGCCCGCACCGGCGCGCTCGTCGCCCTGGTGCACGCCACGGGCATGCACCGCCAGGCCTTCCCCGCCCTGCCGAAGAAGCAGGTCGCCCCGCGCATGGCCGAGATCGCCGAGGGCCACTGGGCGGGCGTGAGCGTGGGCGAGGCGATCCGCAATCTCCAGGCGGCGATCTCCGCGGTGACCGTCGTGACGGTCCTCACCGCGGTGTCGTAG
- a CDS encoding TetR/AcrR family transcriptional regulator produces the protein MSTHAAARVAAPTRREQILREAARLFAERGFHGVGVDEIGAAVGISGPGLYRHFPGKDAMLAELLVGISERLLEGGRLRVSEDAARGDGSPEALLDALIEGHIDFALDDRPLITLHDRELDRLRDTDRKRVRRLQREYVEVWVGVVRALYPSLAENRARVTVHAVFGLLNSTPHLARPDALPGRAATAALLHRLARGAFAAAEPS, from the coding sequence ATGAGCACCCATGCCGCCGCCCGCGTCGCGGCCCCCACCCGCCGCGAGCAGATCCTCCGGGAGGCCGCCCGCCTCTTCGCCGAGCGCGGCTTCCACGGTGTCGGCGTCGACGAGATAGGCGCCGCCGTCGGAATCAGCGGCCCCGGCCTCTACCGCCACTTCCCCGGCAAGGACGCGATGCTCGCCGAACTGCTGGTGGGCATCAGCGAACGCCTGCTGGAGGGCGGACGGCTGCGGGTCTCGGAGGACGCGGCCCGGGGCGACGGCTCCCCGGAGGCGCTCCTGGACGCGCTCATCGAGGGCCATATCGACTTCGCCCTCGACGACCGCCCCCTGATCACCCTCCACGACCGGGAGCTGGACCGGCTGCGCGACACGGACCGCAAGCGGGTGCGCCGGCTCCAGCGCGAGTACGTCGAGGTCTGGGTCGGCGTCGTCCGCGCCCTCTACCCGTCGCTGGCCGAGAACCGGGCCCGCGTCACCGTGCACGCCGTCTTCGGCCTGCTGAACTCCACCCCGCACCTGGCCCGCCCCGACGCCCTGCCCGGCCGCGCGGCGACCGCCGCCCTGCTGCACCGGCTGGCCCGGGGCGCCTTCGCCGCGGCGGAACCTTCCTGA
- a CDS encoding carboxyl transferase domain-containing protein, whose translation MQQAPVLASAADPASEAWRANEAAHRALSDDLAGRLATARLGGGEKARARHEARGKLLPRDRVDTLLDPGSPFLELAPLAANGMYGDQAPAAGVIAGIGRVSGRECVIVANDATVKGGTYYPMTVKKHLRAQEVALENRLPCLYLVDSGGAFLPMQDEVFPDRDHFGRIFYNQARMSGAGIPQIAAVLGSCTAGGAYVPAMSDEAVIVRNQGTIFLGGPPLVKAATGEVVTAEELGGGEVHSRTSGVTDHLAEDDAHALRIVRNIVATLPDRAPLPWSVEPAEEPKVDPAGLYGAVPVDSRTPYDVREVIARVVDGSRFQEFKAEYGQTLITGFARIHGHPVGIVANNGILFSESAQKGAHFIELCDQRGIPLVFLQNISGFMVGRDYEAGGIAKHGAKMVTAVACTRVPKLTVVVGGSYGAGNYSMCGRAYSPRFLWMWPNAKISVMGGEQAASVLATVKRDQLGDDWSAEDEEAFKAPIRAQYETQGNAYYASARLWDDGVIDPVDTRQVLGLALTACANAPLPQKDPAGPGFGVFRM comes from the coding sequence ATGCAGCAGGCACCGGTCCTGGCGAGCGCGGCCGATCCCGCCTCGGAGGCCTGGCGGGCCAACGAGGCGGCGCATCGCGCGCTCTCCGACGACCTGGCGGGACGTCTCGCCACGGCACGGCTGGGCGGGGGTGAGAAGGCACGGGCCCGCCACGAGGCACGCGGCAAGCTGCTCCCCCGGGACCGGGTGGACACCCTTCTCGACCCGGGCTCGCCGTTCCTGGAGCTGGCCCCCCTGGCGGCCAACGGGATGTACGGGGACCAGGCCCCGGCGGCGGGCGTCATCGCCGGCATCGGGCGGGTCTCCGGCCGGGAGTGCGTGATCGTCGCCAACGACGCGACCGTCAAGGGCGGCACGTACTACCCGATGACCGTGAAGAAGCACCTGCGCGCCCAGGAAGTGGCTCTGGAGAACCGTCTCCCCTGCCTCTATCTGGTCGACTCGGGCGGTGCGTTCCTGCCGATGCAGGACGAGGTCTTCCCCGACCGGGACCACTTCGGGCGGATCTTCTACAACCAGGCACGGATGTCGGGGGCGGGCATCCCGCAGATCGCGGCGGTGCTGGGCTCCTGCACGGCGGGCGGGGCGTACGTCCCGGCGATGAGCGACGAGGCCGTCATCGTCCGCAACCAGGGCACGATCTTCCTCGGCGGTCCGCCCCTGGTGAAGGCCGCGACCGGCGAGGTCGTGACGGCGGAGGAGCTGGGCGGCGGCGAGGTCCACTCCCGTACGTCGGGGGTCACCGACCATCTCGCGGAGGACGACGCGCACGCGCTGCGGATCGTGCGCAACATCGTCGCGACCCTCCCGGACCGGGCCCCGCTCCCCTGGTCGGTCGAGCCGGCCGAGGAGCCGAAGGTGGACCCGGCCGGGCTGTACGGGGCGGTCCCGGTGGACTCCCGCACCCCCTACGACGTGCGCGAAGTGATCGCGCGCGTGGTGGACGGCTCCCGCTTCCAGGAGTTCAAGGCGGAGTACGGGCAGACGCTGATCACCGGTTTCGCCCGGATCCACGGCCACCCGGTCGGGATCGTCGCGAACAACGGCATCCTGTTCTCCGAGTCGGCCCAGAAGGGTGCGCACTTCATCGAGCTGTGCGACCAGCGCGGCATCCCGCTCGTCTTCCTCCAGAACATCTCCGGCTTCATGGTCGGCCGGGACTACGAGGCGGGCGGTATCGCCAAGCACGGCGCGAAGATGGTCACGGCGGTGGCCTGCACCCGGGTGCCGAAGCTGACGGTCGTCGTCGGCGGTTCGTACGGCGCGGGCAACTACTCCATGTGCGGCCGGGCCTACAGCCCCCGCTTCCTGTGGATGTGGCCGAACGCCAAGATCTCGGTGATGGGCGGCGAGCAGGCGGCCTCCGTCCTGGCCACCGTCAAGCGCGACCAGTTGGGCGACGACTGGAGCGCCGAGGACGAAGAAGCGTTCAAGGCCCCGATCCGCGCCCAGTACGAGACCCAGGGCAACGCGTACTACGCCAGTGCCCGGCTCTGGGACGACGGCGTGATCGACCCCGTGGACACCCGGCAGGTGCTGGGCCTCGCGCTCACGGCCTGCGCCAATGCCCCGCTGCCCCAGAAGGACCCGGCCGGGCCCGGCTTCGGCGTCTTCCGGATGTGA